Below is a window of Clostridia bacterium DNA.
GTAAAAATTAATTAGGGCTATTTAAGTTCTAACTTATTTTCTTCCACAAGCTTTGCGATAATGTAGTCGTAATTATAATGAGGAAGTAGGCAAGCCGAACAATCTTTAATTTTGCCGTCAATTAAGGTGTAATTGCCACCGCAATCTAGTCTATATAGCGGACAAAAACAGAACAAGCAGTTAAATTCGCCCTCTCTGCTCGTCTTATGGCAAGGAAAATATTCGCAATCTCGGTTACAAAAGAATTGACTACTATTTTTTTTCATATTTTTACTCCATTTAAATTAGTATTTAAGCGTAGTTACTTGTAAAATTATCGCCGTACTATTTGTTGGTTAGATTTT
It encodes the following:
- a CDS encoding cysteine-rich small domain-containing protein produces the protein MKKNSSQFFCNRDCEYFPCHKTSREGEFNCLFCFCPLYRLDCGGNYTLIDGKIKDCSACLLPHYNYDYIIAKLVEENKLELK